TGTCTCGTTTATCCTCTGGAGACGGGAAAACCCTATTTTAACATTCTACAAAGTGAGTCTTCtctatccttttctttcctCGTCAATGCGTCGTATTCGTCGCCATCTTTGGACCGTTATTTTCATGGATTGAGTCAATTGACTAAACAATCTAAGAAACCTGTAATGTAttgtaattattgaaattgGATAATGGAATATCCGCAGAGGTTTCGTGACATCTAGGGTACAGAATGGATCGCCAACGAATATCGAAATTGGATAGTGTAATCTTCGCAGAGGTCTCGTGACATCTAGGGTACAGAATGGATCGCCAACGATAAGGTTGTCATCTTCCATTAATGCATTTATTCGTCTGATCGCGCCATTCTGTGCGAAAATTCTGATGAGTTTGTCGAATTCTCCAAAGAGTACGGAGAAGTACGAATTGCATTGATGCGTTGATCCTACAGGCAAATGCCTTGCGTCTTTATCGTCATTCTGTATGAAAATTCTGACGATTTTCTNNNNNNNNNNNNNNNNNNNNNNNNNNNNNNNNNNNNNNNNNNNNNNNNNNNNNNNNNNNNNNNNNNNNNNNNNNNNNNNNNNNNNNNNNNNNNNNNNNNNCATCCAGCCAACTGAGAAATGGAATTGCATCGGAAACCAAAAACAAGCCGACTAGATGCATGAAATCACCCATCGCCTTTTGGCAGCGCCTCGACTCCTCATTGCTGCTGCCAGAATACCTTTTTCCCGCAATAATCCTCACAATTATGTTCATTGCCAAGTCCCCAAACTTCTGCTTCATTTCCACCAAAACTGGGCTGTCACACCCTTTCCCCACCCACTGCTCATACATCTCCTTGACAAAAAACTTCACCTCCGAGTCCCTGACATGCTTGAGCACCTCAAGTCTATGATTTGACAGGAGTTTGACCATGGCTAGTTTCCGTACCTCGCGCCAGTATGGCCCGTAAGGAGAAAAACCAAACACAGCATGGTCATAACTCATGATTTCTAAGGCTACAGATCTTGGCCGGGTGgacaaaattttatcattttcaatgaAACACTGCTTTGCAATTTCAGAGCTGCTAACCACCAGAgccttcttcatgcctaaacGGATACAGAAGGCTGGTCCATAATTATCAGCCATGGTTCCCAAGGTTCTGTGCAGTAGCTTGTCTGCTCCAAGAAGATGGAGGTGGCCCAGAAGAGGCCATGCCCCTGCTGGCTCTGGAGGTGTCCTGCCTTTCTTCTTGTGAAAATTGGATCTGGCCTTGAGTATCCAGAGACAAACAAGAGGCAAAAGGAGGCCAGAAAGTGAGAGAGCTAGAAGCTGAAGATGAGACTTCATAACTCAGCGAGAAATGGCTCTCTCCCCTTATTCTCTTTCTCTAGTAATGTCCATGATTTTATGACCTCTAAGCAACCCAGAATATGAACAAGTTAAAAACTGaacaaataaaaatctaaagaaGGTACTGGTACATGCCCTTTTCGGAAGGGGGCCCAACTTTCTGTCTACAGAAAATTATCTTCCCAAGggcttctctttttcttttggttttatcCACCGTGGCAAGTTCAGAAGGATGCTCAATCATAAGAGTTTGCATCCCCAACTTGTAATTTTCACGTGATAACATATCAAATTTCCGAATGCCATATTTTGGGTATATTCTTAGCATATTTGACAACATATTAGGCTCAAGGGCTTAAAGAAGTGTTGGGACACCAGGAATCGAGAGACTTTCGGTTGATGTTTTctatttgatatgattttgatgtagtcgtattttaatgataaaattattttgttaatgattATTAACTTGATACtctaaattacttttatatgttctattaagcaccaaaatgaaattcaatttcatcATGCAATCTAATGCTAAAAAtcttgtaataatttttaatggtatttggaatattatattttatttggttaaaatatgtaaaaatttatttaaaatatcttttaccATTTGTTACGGTGGATAGTGAATAGTAAACAATAACCCGATCGTTGTGAACAATAATGGCTATAAAAATGGCTAGTTTCTTTTGAAACTCTTGGGATGCCTATAAACACCATTCAAAGATGCTCTTAAGACAATCAAgaagtaataataaatttatttgagctaatatttgtatttttacttcTTCATTATACTtgtgctttcatttttctttcaaaaggatttgattatcatttgtatcattttgttCAAGACTTGTGTTTattattgagagatcttgtaattaagagattcatctcttcgACTTTATTTTCTATacatttcttatatttcttaGTTTGTGAATTAGAGAGCCTACCGAGTGTTggtaagaggttgtaattcttAGCGGTTTAagttagagggcctacttgtgtataaGTAGTTAGTTTGTATTTCTTAGCGATTTATGCTAGAGGGCTTATCGGGTTTGGAAAGAggtttagtggattgatttgaaaatccttaatgaAGAGTTAAGCTAGTGGATTATGTTTAGTTTAGTTGAACTACTACATATTATTGTGTcccttttgcatttatttttgttgtgctttattattttcttgtttagttttcaGAACctcccaaatttttttaaaaatttctaaacactaaattcaccccctctcttgagtTGTAGTGCCATTGTTATACAATTATAACATCGCCCACAACCGAGAGGCTCTCTGTGGTGGCCACTTGGTGTGGCCTGGGGCTTGAACTGAGAGACTTTTGATTAGAAATCGAAAGGCTTTCGGCTCCACTCGTTGCTATCCTATTTTGCTTCCCTCACTCTGTTTATCTGGGCCATTTTATTGGTTGTATTTGACCCATATTCATAAATTTGaccttattttctaaaatttgtagGATATATCAGATACTAATGTTGTTGGCGATACATTTTGAATATTGTGTGATCATTTGATCAATAAGAACTATCATCCCTTAACCCTTAATATagactttaatttatttatataatatgatTAGTATTTTATTAAAGATAATTCAGTCACAAGGTTTAATtggatgggggggggggggcgggggtgTTGACTTTGTTTAGAGATTTAATTAGGAAATAGGGGGTGATAATGACAAGTAATTAGAACTCGGACACTAGCGGGTGTCCTTGCTTGCAGGTGCCCCAGCTTTCTGTATAAAGAAAGTTATCTTTTTAAaggcatttattttttatgctttgCTAATCTGACCGTAAGGGTTTGCATCTCCACCTTTAGTTTTCTATATGATGACAAAAAATTCTTTAATCCTCTATATGGCCCTTCTTTAGCTGCAAAGCTGTCATCATTTCAGCATCAATCCCCGAAGGTTTCCTCTTGTCCATCCCTTTTTGTCCTCAGATGCTGCCTTGtcaaaatgagaaaacaaaacaaacacgAAAACTGCTTGATTGATTGCCTCTCTGCTTCTCGTCCGGACTCTCTCATCGCTTCAAAGAATCGTATCTGGCGTCAAGCAAAGACCTTTCAGCCTAATATGAAAGATTATCTTCATGATACAAAGTCAATGACTTGTTGGGACATGGATTGTATGATTATGCTAAACCCATTGCTAGCTAAAGCACAACACCCATTAGAAGGAAAACAACATCGATTAATGGTTTGCAGACTGGCAATTAAAAATCTTTGGAAACAGTTATTCAGTTATTTTAACTTCTACTTTTGGCCTCCAATTTAAGCTCTTATTATATGAGGAATGATTTGCAGTCCGTCATGCTGCATCGACTTGACAACAGATTATTGGGGATATGGATGGATCCATCATAACCTTCAATGATCTGTTGGTGTTAGACAACATAATTGTTGTTCAATGCGGATAACAGATCATTATATCTTATTATCTTATCTTGAGTGGGAAAACGATTATATTTTCAAGAATCAATTCTTACCGTGATCACACTATATACAACTCTTCGGTCTCTTACCATGTTTAGAATCTAGAGCTCAGGAAAAACAGCAATCCGAGAGCCCTTCTGTTAGCTATGTTAGCTTGtaagttagagagagagagagagagcgcgcgGGGAAATATGAAGGGAAAATCACTCTTAGTCTATTCATTcacttgaatttatatttatagcaAAAATAACTTACTTTTGACAGTCAACTACTCCTCCCACAATTTAAGCAATTTATCCCCAAactttttagcttaaattaacAACTACATCCATTCTAGAAATTTCAGTCAAAAAAGGGACTAAGAGATTTCCAtaaacaaagataaaaaataacaaaaagctAGAGTGGCAGCCCTTACTGTCACAGCTGCACATCTTCACCTTCCCTTCGTCCTACTCGGACCCTGTTAGTTCAACATTGTATTTTTTGGGAAGTAGTTTAACATTGCCTGCTGATACATTATTCAAGAACATAAGATATATAGTACTTCACACAAGAAAAGTCCAcggaaattttgttttttaacaaACTATAATGCCAACTGAGATTGAGACTATCAAGgatgttgaatattgattcaaaattgctgatttagtgggttgattgggtcaaaaatctgtttactgatttagtggattgattgggtcaaaattctgtttactgatttagtgggttaagataatttcgttttttaaatttaaatccaacaataaatcttattttcttgttattcaattgacatgtattgcctatttaaaggcatgatgatatgaataaataaaatgagattacaacctttcacattcatgtttttttttcagcttttgttcgttaacttgatagctaccaatgtctctaaaattccaacagtggtatcagagcattcaatgatcttaaggggtctgtgagagagaaccCATCAATGCCTTCTTATTTCTATGGCTTCCACCAACACGTCATCTCTTTCACCACCAGtttttgatggagaaaattatCAAGTATGGGCTGTCAAAATGAAAGCTCATTTGAGAGGTCTTAGTTTATGGCAGTGGGTCGAAAGTGAAAGGGAGATACCTCCACTTGGCAACAATCCTACGCTCAATCAAATCAGAGCTCATGAAGAAGTAGAAGCTAAAGCACCGAGGGCTTTATCTCAAATACACGCTGCTGTCTCTGaatcaattttctcaagaaTCATGGCGTGTGAAACGGCTAAGGAAGCATGGGATATATTGAAAGAGCTATATCAAGGGAATGCTAGAACGAAGAGAATACAAGTGTTgaatctcaaaagaaattttgagatcCTTAGAATGAATGAAAAGGATACAATCCAAGAGTTCTCTGAAAAACTAATGACGGTGGTAAATAAAATCAGACTTATGGGAGAAGAGCTACCTGACAGCAGGATCGTAGAGAAAGTCTTGATAAGTCTACCTGAGAGGTTTGAGGCAAAAATCTCCTCCCTTGAAGATTCAAGGGATATTAGCCAAATTACATTGGCAGAATTAATCGGAGCCTTGCAAGCTCAGGAGCAAAGAAGGATTatgagaaatgaagaaagtGAAAAGACGGTGGAAGGAGCTTATCTTGCCAAGAGTTCATcgtcaaagaagaaaggaaaaattccagaatgtgaCCATTGCAAAAAACTTGGTCATGAAGAGAAAGATTGTTGGCACAAGGGGAAGCCTCAATGCTTCCAGTGTAAAAGATTTGGGCATTTGAAAAAAGATTGTAGATTTAACTTGAAAGAACAAGCAAGTACAGTGAAGGCGATTGAAGGGGCAATTGAAGAGGAAACGCTCTTTTAGTTGGTAAGAAGTGcaccaagaagaattttttggagagaagtgctccaagaaattgaattattattattattattttttttaacatttgaagGAAGTATTGGGCACAAGGGGAAGCCTCAATGCTTCCAGTGTAAAAGATTTGGGCATTTGAAAAAAGATTGTAGATTTAACTTGAAAGAATAAGCAAGTACAGTGAAGGCGATTGAAGGGGCAATTGAAGAGGAAACGCTCTTTTAGTTGGTAAGAAGTGcaccaagaagaattttttggagagaagtgctccaagaaattgaattattattattattattttttttaacatttgaaggaagtattgattgtgatgagaagtgcatcaaagtattgattgtgatgagaagtgcatcaagaagtgaagagaagtgctttacaattgggaagaaatttggagagaagtgctccatacaaagttgaagttttgcaactttgaatcaaggaggaatgttgaatattgattcaaaattgcTGATTTAGTAGGTTGATTGAGTCAAAAatctgtttactgatttagtggattgattgggtcaaaattctgtttactgatttagtgggttaagataatttcgttttttaaatttaaatccaacaataaatcttattttcttgttattcaattgacatgtattgcctatttaaaggcatgatgatatgaataaataaaatgagattacaacctttcacattcatgtttttttttcagcttttgttcgttaacttgatagctaccaatgtctctaaaattccaacaaaGGACGGTTGAGTTCTCTGTTGAATTATCAGTGTAACCAAGAGGGGAAAAAAAGAAGCTAATAGAAAGAATAAAGGATTTGGTCACAACTTATAAGTTGATGGATAGTATAGGAGAGGGTTTTCAGTGAAATACTGTTCAAATTAGACGAGTTTTTTCCGCTCAATTCAGCTGAATTCAACGATCTGGCTAGCTAAAATCTTATTTGACTTGTCCCTATTAATAGCATGAACCTAACTTCTAGAGCTTCTTCctgtccttttcttttccttttatcaGAAGACAGATGTGCTGTAGTTGAAATCATGAGTAAATCCGATCCTTATTGGTTTAAATCACCCGGGCAAgtcaatgaaaataaaaggaagaagagattgGAATGCAGTAGTGTTTGAGAGTCAATTCGTGTTTCCCTGATAGATGCTAGTTGAATGGCAACAAATTGGTAAAAACCAGGAAGGAAATAGGGCAATCTGAGACATTTTTCCCGAGCCTTTCATCCATATCAATGCAATTAGCTTGATTAAGTTCTGTCATCCTTGCCAGAACAGGACTAAACACCTTTTTGTTCTCAGGAGGAGTCTCTGACATGGGTTTCTTAGTTTGAGCAATATGAAGGTGTTCATGCAGTCCTTTTACAGGAAGCAATGGAGACAAGGAGCCGACTTCAACCTGATAACTAGGTCTGGTACAAATATGAAGGGAGGTCATTATATGGTACAATGGAGGGAAATTGTCATTGGCGACCAATCTGTTGCTGAGGATCAGTATAAAAAGGTCTGACCCAGCCATTTCGAGCTATGGAAAATCAATTGAAGTAATTCAAATTCCctcctcaattctctctttctgtctctgtctctctctctcaccttccCCCTCAATTCTCTAATTCTACAccctctccctctcattttcctGCCAAATACCTTCTCAAATAGCCGAGAAATTTCCCTGTCAGATCTTGGATCTGATAATGGACTTCTGTAATTTTGCCTTGTAATATTCGGTTGCTATATGTATATGCCAGCCTTTGTTAATGAAGCAAGAGATGGAACTTCTATTATATGTTCTCTTGAAGGTTATATTCCCTAAAGACTGGGAAGGGGAGGAAAAACACACGAAATCTGTTTGTGGCACCGATGTTATTACCTTGGAATGCAGGACTCTTCTGCCAGGTTAAGGAAGTAATTAGCATACCGATCTAACAAGGATAGAGAAGCAAGTCTAAAGCAATCGTTTCCTTTCTTAGAAGAACTGTCCTGAAGCAGCCATAATTTGTGATTCTAGTCATAACAAAAGTAGCAACAATCACAATCACAATCACAATCACGAGCTGTTATCTCACTGGTGGGGGTTGATATTAATTCTCTATCCAAGGCCATAACTAGAGATGACGAATGGGCCAACCTGCCTCACAGCTCGGCCAGGTCAAACAAAATGGCCCATGGGCTGGCCCACCAACTGGCCTGCTAAAATGGCCCAGTCCGGCCCAgcccaccaaaaaataaaaaaatatttaaaaaattatgtttgtaattagtaattataaacatattttaaacataataattataaattatgtttgtaaaattatgtttacaataaaaataattttaaaaacataaaaattataagtaaatattatgtttgtaaaattatgtttacagtaaacataaaaaaattatatttgtaagtaaacattatattttaaaaaatatttgttgcatttgcgaaaaaaataaaaaaaaatatttaaaaattatatttaaaaaattaaaaataaataactcacGGGCCAACCTGACTCAACAGGCCCATGGGTCGGCTCGACTAGCTTTGTCCCATTGATTAAGGGCCAGAGGGTCGTGTTAGACTCCAATTTCCATTGCCCCAGCTCAGGTCGCCTCTCTCGCAGGCCAAATTCGACCCGACCAATCAAATGGGTGGGCCAAGTGGGAGGCGGGTCGGTGCGGCCTGGCCTGTCCATTTGCCATTTCTAGCCGTAACTCGGGTCATATTCCtgaaaaaccctaaaattaATGGAGTTATAAGAGTGAATAGAATGCTTTCTGATGAGTAACTTTAGAACCAAAGACAAAGCCACTGCACAactgacaaaaattaaaaaaggaacagaaagggaaaaggaaaagagaaggaaacACATTCACAAGTAGCTATAAAGtgctttcttgttttttcctttGTGATGTAGAGGATACAAGTGCATTGAAAAGAATGAAAGTCCAAACAATATCAAATCCTAAAGAGGGGATTTGGTACTAAGTTATGCCTTCCAACTAATAGTAAgttcatatgaaaaaaaaaaaaaaaaatcatgcgCTGGATCTTAGCTTAAAAGGAAACAAGTATGGGCTTGGGGCAAGATAGATTTTTCTTATATGGTAATTACACTAGCCAACAATGGCAGAGGATAAAGATATAGCTACTGACAGATCACAACCAAAACACGTGTCTCTGAGACTCTAGCTCCAATGGGCACACTTGTGGGACATCTAGTACCAGGTTTGGCTCGTGTTCTCGGTTTATGGCACCCCATCAACACATCAGAGAGTCAGGGACTCCTCTTTCTGAACTAAAGCTCATCCTCAAGCTTGACAATTTCGAGCACACCACGATGGTCCTCCACCGAGCTACATTTGCAGGATTTTCACTTTCCACGGATTCAACTCATTCATCTGTGGTCCTATCTGGGATCTCTGGACTCCTTGGAGCCTCTGTATACAGAAAATAGCCTTTTTATTTCCACAATCACTCAGGCTGATCACATTGACCTGGGATGCCATTATCATTGGCGTTTGCCACTTGGTGTTCGTTTCTCGCGGGGCCTCTCTATCTGCAATTAGCTTCTGTGCCAGCTTTCCTGCAGCTCTTGTTCTTGCAGTTTCTGCAGTAGGTTGTTGTATATTAACAAGGGATTTTGTTATGGGTTCCTGAGTTTTTTCCACGGCAGCGTGTTACGCAGCTGGCCGATGCCAGCAGTAACAACATGCTTTGAGGGCAAGGGCACTGGCAAACATGCAATGTGGTCGATACTTTCTGGAATTTATGATATTCACAACATGCATTTGCTtaaattttaccaaatccaagAGGCCAGTCAATTGAATATGAGCAACTTCACAGCAGAGATGCAGATATCTCTCTTCTCATCATTGGCTTCATGCAAACTGATCCATAAGCTTCATAAATTTTTGCAGCACATTAAGAATGCGAGTTGTAAGACGCTTATACTTCTAATAGGTAAACTCTCAAGTTTATCTAAATATTGTCCAAGTCTTAACAATAGGATAATCAACCTGCTAGTGATTTGTAATTTTTGTGCTCTACCCATGTAAAGTGTATCCATAGATGCTGGTTACATTCATCCAAGGTTTCTTGAATTAACCAGCAATGGGTCTCACTTTCACCCAAGTCGTGTTATACAACACATTGTATTGAAATAGAATAACAACACAATCATAAGTTTTATCCCCACTAGGTGGGGAACACATTGAATTTAACAATCAAGCTAAACGGAAGGCTAAATATGTAAGAAAAGCGGGCTCTTATTCAGCTGAGACCATGGTAGAATACAAGCTTGATATGATAGGCTGTTGACAGACTATTATTCAAGTTCTTTGTGCAGGTACTAGTATGCTATAGAGAAACAACAAA
This window of the Diospyros lotus cultivar Yz01 chromosome 5, ASM1463336v1, whole genome shotgun sequence genome carries:
- the LOC127802239 gene encoding xanthotoxin 5-hydroxylase CYP82C2-like, with amino-acid sequence MKSHLQLLALSLSGLLLPLVCLWILKARSNFHKKKGRTPPEPAGAWPLLGHLHLLGADKLLHRTLGTMADNYGPAFCIRLGMKKALVVSSSEIAKQCFIENDKILSTRPRSVALEIMSYDHAVFGFSPYGPYWREVRKLAMVKLLSNHRLEVLKHVRDSEVKFFVKEMYEQWVGKGCDSPVLVEMKQKFGDLAMNIIVRIIAGKRYSGSSNEESRRCQKAMGDFMHLVGLFLVSDAIPFLSWLD
- the LOC127802240 gene encoding uncharacterized protein LOC127802240 yields the protein MASTNTSSLSPPVFDGENYQVWAVKMKAHLRGLSLWQWVESEREIPPLGNNPTLNQIRAHEEVEAKAPRALSQIHAAVSESIFSRIMACETAKEAWDILKELYQGNARTKRIQVLNLKRNFEILRMNEKDTIQEFSEKLMTVVNKIRLMGEELPDSRIVEKVLISLPERFEAKISSLEDSRDISQITLAELIGALQAQEQRRIMRNEESEKTVEGAYLAKSSSSKKKGKIPECDHCKKLGHEEKDCWHKGKPQCFQCKRFGHLKKDCRFNLKEQASTVKAIEGAIEEETLF